A stretch of DNA from Pseudodesulfovibrio sp. JC047:
GATCAAAAGAACGGCCATGGACGAGAAAATAGGCATGAGGACGTCAAGAATTTCGAGTCGCCATTGCTGATTAATGAGAAGAAAAAGATGCAGATCAAAAGGTAGAGTTGAAAAAAACATGATGCTCCCGTTGCGTTTTTGATTGTATAGCCTGCTTTATCCCACGGGGCAATCGTGCGGGAGAGCAAACCCCCTAAAAATCGGACACATATTTTTATGACACCATCTTTCACTCCAGCCCGATTGGCTGTGACAATGCCGAAATTGAGTCGCTATGGCGGCGCGGAAGCCTTTGCCTGGCGATTAAGTGAAGCCTTGGCGGCACGCGGGCATCACGTTGATTTCATTTGCGCACGCTGTGATGGCGAACCTCCCGAAGGCGTCAATCCCGTTGTTCTTGGCCGTTTTGGTGGGTTTCGGTTTATCAAGGTCCTGTGGTTTGCCTATGCCTCCGAAAAAGCGCGGCGCAAAGGCGCATATGATCTGGTCTTTGGTATGGGCAAAACCGTGCATCAGGATATTCTGCGGATTGGTGGTGGGCCGCAATCCAAGTTCTGGGAGCTTTCTCAACACGCTTGGCCCAAAGGATTTGCCCGGTCATTCAAGATGTTGCGTCGCCGATGTGCTCCGGCCAACTGGGCCATCCACTGTCTCGACAAGGCGCGTATGCGTAAAACACCGCGTATTGTGGCTGTGTCCCATCTGGTTCGGGAGTGGATCGTTGAAGCGCATCCTCATTTGAACTCAAACGATATCGATATTATTTACAATCGCCCCGACTTATCCCGTTTTTCTCCCATCGGCGAGCAGGGGCGGATTCGTTTGCGTGCTGCATCGGGAATCAAGGACGGGCAAATCGTCATTGCCACAGCAGCCACCAATTTTGCTTTGAAAGGAATTAGACATCTCATTGCCATGTTGGCTTTATTGCCTGAAAAATACGTTTTGCATGTCGCTGGTGGACGCAAGCCAGACAAGTACATTCGGCAAGCCAAGGCGCTTGGTGTGGACCATCGGGTTCGTTTTCTGGGACGGGTGGATGACATGCCTGCCTTTTACCGTGCCGCAGATATTTTCATTCTCGCCACGTTTTATGATGCCTGTTCAAATGCCGTGCTCGAAGCCATGGCCTGCGGATGTCGGGCGTTGTCCAGTCGTCTGAATGGCAGTGCCTATTTCCTTCCCGAAAAATGGATTTTTCCTGATCCGGCAGATGTGCCCGCCATGGCCAAGCTCGTTCAACGTGTCGCCAAAGAAGAACGGCCTGGCCCGCTCGAATGGCCACAGGATGTCGTGTCCGGTTTGGAACCCTACATCGAAATGATAGAGGACTCGATCTCTCGTTGAATGTGGTGTGAATGCCTTCGGCGACTGGGGGAAAGGGAGAGACAAACCCTTAGAAAAGGGCTTTTTCTCTCCCTTTCCCCCAGACCCCCTATCTCTCTCTTTTCCTAAACTTTTTATGTGCCTTCGGCAGATGTGTACGTCCGCGTGATGGCACGGCTGTCGTCTGGGGTATGGGATGTGGGATGCCTCCGGCGGCCAGAGGGGAACCTCTTGAAAGAGGTTCCCCTCTGGACT
This window harbors:
- a CDS encoding glycosyltransferase family 4 protein is translated as MTPSFTPARLAVTMPKLSRYGGAEAFAWRLSEALAARGHHVDFICARCDGEPPEGVNPVVLGRFGGFRFIKVLWFAYASEKARRKGAYDLVFGMGKTVHQDILRIGGGPQSKFWELSQHAWPKGFARSFKMLRRRCAPANWAIHCLDKARMRKTPRIVAVSHLVREWIVEAHPHLNSNDIDIIYNRPDLSRFSPIGEQGRIRLRAASGIKDGQIVIATAATNFALKGIRHLIAMLALLPEKYVLHVAGGRKPDKYIRQAKALGVDHRVRFLGRVDDMPAFYRAADIFILATFYDACSNAVLEAMACGCRALSSRLNGSAYFLPEKWIFPDPADVPAMAKLVQRVAKEERPGPLEWPQDVVSGLEPYIEMIEDSISR